Proteins encoded by one window of Sporocytophaga myxococcoides:
- a CDS encoding NYN domain-containing protein, translated as MTDDKLAVLIDADNVPYANVKEMLEEISRYGTPTIKRIYADWTKPTLSGWKNVLLENAITPVQQYSYTTGKNSSDSALIIDAMDILYSSKVNGFCIVSSDSDFTRLATRLREAGMTVIGFGEKKTPQPFISACDKFIYLEILKSSNHDTYSITQKASKPKVKGEPLSKVDKETIQMIIESVNDLADESGWTFLANLGNFIIKKKPDFDPRNYGFPKLLPLIKNINRFYIDERETGVNNIRHIYLKLKE; from the coding sequence ATGACCGATGATAAACTTGCAGTATTAATCGATGCGGACAATGTGCCGTATGCAAATGTAAAGGAAATGTTGGAAGAGATTTCCAGGTATGGAACACCAACAATTAAAAGAATTTATGCGGATTGGACCAAACCAACCCTATCAGGTTGGAAGAATGTTCTTTTAGAAAATGCGATAACTCCTGTTCAACAATACAGCTATACCACAGGGAAAAACTCCAGTGATAGCGCCTTAATAATTGACGCAATGGATATTTTATATTCAAGCAAGGTCAATGGTTTTTGCATTGTCTCAAGTGACAGTGATTTTACCAGATTAGCAACCAGACTCAGGGAAGCAGGAATGACCGTTATTGGCTTCGGAGAGAAGAAAACACCTCAACCCTTTATATCCGCATGTGACAAGTTTATATATTTAGAAATTCTAAAAAGTTCAAATCATGACACGTATAGCATTACTCAAAAGGCTTCAAAACCAAAAGTAAAAGGAGAGCCTCTGAGTAAAGTTGATAAAGAAACTATACAAATGATTATAGAAAGTGTTAATGATTTAGCAGATGAGAGTGGCTGGACTTTTCTGGCTAACCTGGGTAACTTTATCATTAAAAAGAAACCGGATTTCGATCCAAGAAATTATGGCTTTCCCAAATTATTACCCTTAATAAAAAATATAAACAGATTTTATATAGACGAGAGAGAGACAGGGGTTAACAACATAAGACATATCTATCTTAAGCTAAAAGAATAA